The DNA segment GCGGCTTCCGGTGCCGTTCGGCCTGGATCGCAGCCTTTTTCTCTTCCTGCTGGCAACACCGGCGGTGCTCTACAGCGGCCAGGTGTTCTTCGTGGGCGCCTACCGGGCGCTCAAAAACCGGGTGCTCAACATGGCGGTTCTGGTCAGCCTGAGCGTGCTCGCCGCTTACCTGTTCAGCGTCGGCACGACGTTCTTCTTCAAGGGCGAGGTCTTCTACGAAGCGGCCGTGGTGCTCCTCGCGTTCGTGCTGTTCGGCCACTGGATGGAGATGCGGGCCCGTTCCCGAGCGTCGGCAGCCATCGAGAAGCTCCTCAATCTGGCTCCGCCGAAGGCCAGGGTGATCCGGGACGGCGAGGAGGTGGAAGTCCCCACCGCCGAGGTGCGGGTGGACGACCTCGTGGTGATCCGTCCCGGCGACAAGATTCCCGTGGACGGCGTGGTCACCGAGGGCGAGTCGAACGTCGACGAGTCCATGCTCACCGGCGAGTCGCTGCCGGTACCCAAGAAGCCCGGCGACGTGGTGGTGGGCGCCTCCATCAACAAGACCGGGACGCTGAAGTTCCGGGCAACCCGGGTCGGGGCCGACACGGCGCTGGCCCAGATCGTCAAGCTGGTGCAGCAGGCGCAGACGTCCAAGGCGCCGGCGCAGCGCATGGCCGACCGGGCGGCCCAGTGGCTGGTCGCGGCGGCCGTGGTCTTCGGGGTGCTGACGTTCGTCGGGTGGTACGTGTGGCCGGGGAATGCCTCCCTCGTCTTCGCGCTGACGCTCGCGATCACGGTCGTGGTCATCGCCTGCCCGGATGCGCTGGGGCTGGCCATTCCCACCGCCATCATGGTGGGAACCGGCCTCGGCGCCGAGCGCGGCATCCTCTTCAAGAACGCGACCGCCCTTGAACAGACGGCAGGACTGCAGACCGTCATCTTTGACAAGACGGGCACGCTCACGAAGGGAGAACCAGCGGTCGTCGAGGTGGCGGTGGCCGCTGACGCGTCGGCGGCACAGCAGGAACTCCTGCGCCTGGCCGCCGCCGTCGAACAGGGGTCCGAACACCCCCTTGCGCTGGCGGTGCTGAAGCGGGCCCGGGAGGCAGGGGTCGAGGTGCCCCCTGCCGAGGGGTTCGAGGCCATTCCGGGGCACGGCGCCCGAGCCCGAGTCGAGGGGCACGAGGTGCTGGTCGGAAATCTCAAGCTGTTGAGAGAACGCGGCGTAAACCGCGCCAGCATCGAGGCGCTGGCGGAGCGCGCCCGGGAACTCCAGGGTGCCGGGCGTACGGCCGTGTACGTGGCGGTCGATGGCCGGGCGGGCGGGGTGCTGGCCATCGCCGACGTGATCCGGGAAACGGCCAAAGAAGGGGTACGGCGCTTGCGGGAGATGGGCGTCGAGGTGGCCATGCTAACCGGCGACAACCGCGCCACGGCCGAACGCATTGCCCGGGAACTGGGCATCGAAACGGTCTTTGCCGAGGTGCTGCCTGCCCAGAAAGCAGACCAGGTCAAGCAGGTGCAGGCCCGGGGCCGGCGGGTGGCGATGGTCGGGGACGGCATCAACGACGCCCCGGCGCTGGCGCAGGCCGATGTGGGGACTGCCATCGGGGCGGGCACCGACGTGGCGGTTGAGACCGCCGATGTGGTGTTGATGCGTTCGGACCCCATGGATGTGGCGACGGCCATCGCCATCTCCAGGGCGACGGTCGACAAGATGCGGCAAAACCTTTACTGGGCCGCCGGTTACAACGCGGGAGCCTTCCCGCTGGCGGCCGGCGTGTTGTACCCCAGTTTCGGGCTGCTGCTGCGGCCCGAGATTGCGGCGCTGCTGATGTCGGGGAGTTCCTTCCTCGTGGCGCTCAACGCGCTCCTGCTCCGGCGAGCCAGGCTACCGGCCACCGTACGAGCCGCCAGTGCTTGACGACTCCCGCGCACGACGCGCCGCCGTGCCTCGCGCGCGGCGGCGAGCGCGGGCGGCTCAGGCCCCCACCCGGGCGAACGCGGGGGCCACCTCCGCGAGGAAACGGCGCAGTTGGCGGCGCTGGTCCCACGAGGCGAAGCGAATCGTGATGTGCTGCAGGCCGGCGTCAAAGTAAGCGCGAAGCTGTGCAATCACCTCGCCGGCCGGGCCGTAGGCTGTCCACGAGTCCACGAAGGTGCGGCTGTAGTCGCCGGTGTAGTAAGCGTCCAGGAAGCGCTTGCTCTCCTGGAAGGCCGCCTCCCGGTCGTCGTTGAGGTTGACGTTGTAGTAAAGGCAGTTGCCAAGCCGGTCAGGATCGCGGCCATAGTCCCTTGCGGCCTCCCGAATCCGGCTCCATAGCTCGGTGAACTGCTCGGGCGTGATCTTATTGGTCATCCAGCCGTCGGCGAGGCGCGCCACGCGGTCCAGCGCCCTGGCCAGCGTCTTTTCGTCCACCCCGGCCCCCATTCTGTAGGTCACCCCGGTGGGGTTGCTCGCGATCCAGATGGGTACGGGGTTCTGCACCGGGCGCGGCTCCAGCGTCACGCCCTCGAACTCGTAGAACCGCCCACGGTAGGAGG comes from the Bacillota bacterium genome and includes:
- a CDS encoding copper-translocating P-type ATPase, with product QQLVRECGYHCAGRVVPHHLCPPDGWATATPARHAPDHHAHHGGYAAAPHVHAPAHEEAVRPVPAGHAVHEHLSTPTEMEHMAHEMGHAPGMSMEAMVADMRRRFFVAFLLAIPVTLYSPMVIETWGLRLPVPFGLDRSLFLFLLATPAVLYSGQVFFVGAYRALKNRVLNMAVLVSLSVLAAYLFSVGTTFFFKGEVFYEAAVVLLAFVLFGHWMEMRARSRASAAIEKLLNLAPPKARVIRDGEEVEVPTAEVRVDDLVVIRPGDKIPVDGVVTEGESNVDESMLTGESLPVPKKPGDVVVGASINKTGTLKFRATRVGADTALAQIVKLVQQAQTSKAPAQRMADRAAQWLVAAAVVFGVLTFVGWYVWPGNASLVFALTLAITVVVIACPDALGLAIPTAIMVGTGLGAERGILFKNATALEQTAGLQTVIFDKTGTLTKGEPAVVEVAVAADASAAQQELLRLAAAVEQGSEHPLALAVLKRAREAGVEVPPAEGFEAIPGHGARARVEGHEVLVGNLKLLRERGVNRASIEALAERARELQGAGRTAVYVAVDGRAGGVLAIADVIRETAKEGVRRLREMGVEVAMLTGDNRATAERIARELGIETVFAEVLPAQKADQVKQVQARGRRVAMVGDGINDAPALAQADVGTAIGAGTDVAVETADVVLMRSDPMDVATAIAISRATVDKMRQNLYWAAGYNAGAFPLAAGVLYPSFGLLLRPEIAALLMSGSSFLVALNALLLRRARLPATVRAASA
- a CDS encoding LLM class flavin-dependent oxidoreductase, whose protein sequence is MRLSEPFGLTLPNRGVLLGAVTARDLLELAEEAEASGAFGAVWVGDSLLAKPRLESVTLLSALAARTRRLKLGVGCLATFVHRHPVLFAQQWASLDVISEGRALLAVCLGGPDAQGPAQALEHRVMGVLSKERPARLEEGIAILRVLFGQINASYRGRFYEFEGVTLEPRPVQNPVPIWIASNPTGVTYRMGAGVDEKTLARALDRVARLADGWMTNKITPEQFTELWSRIREAARDYGRDPDRLGNCLYYNVNLNDDREAAFQESKRFLDAYYTGDYSRTFVDSWTAYGPAGEVIAQLRAYFDAGLQHITIRFASWDQRRQLRRFLAEVAPAFARVGA